The DNA segment GGAATAGTTTTGATCCCCTTTTCAATTGATCTTTTTGCAAACAAGGCCAGCGCCATGGCATCTACAATGTCATCTTCTCCTACGTCGCTTCGTCTCCACTCTTCCTTTATCTCTCTGAAAAAATCATCGGCTATAGGTTCTTCTTCCCTAATCAATTCCAATCTGTGACGAATACCTTTTTTGAGATTTTTCTTCTGAAAAATCATTCCTCCATTCAGTTTTTGGAACAGTAGCTCCGGATGACTTTCCATAATCTTCTCACTCCAGCCTTCATTAGATGTAAGCAACTCATCAATTAGCTTAATTTTTGGGGTGATATTCCAAGCCTGAAGGGAAAGCTTCTTCTCGGTGTAATCAAAGCTGATCATATTTGCTTCCACATAACTCGGAGCATCTAAGGCTGGACGAATTGGGGGACTAAACACACTAGAGGCATAATCGCTGCCTAATTCTTTTCTGAGCAAAGCATCGCACTCTCGGGTGTAATCTTCATCCTCAAGCCCGATAGGCATATCGATGAATATTCGGTCGTATTCAGCAAAAGCAGCTTTCAAATCATCATTGTTTTCAATGATCTGGTACTTTTCGCTTCCTTCATCAAAGGTGACTAATACCCATCCGATTTTACATCCGTCAATGCCTGCTGTTCTCATGTTTATTGCTAATTAGTTTCCGCTCCCAAAAACACAACACTATTAAATCATTGTGGTTAAACATTTTTAGTAAACCTTATGAGTTATTGGTTATTCGTTAATGGTTTTTGGAAGGTGATTCACCAATAACCATTAACGAATAACTCTTAAGGTCCGTGAATAACTAATGGTAATAATTTAATGTAATCTATTTATTCCTTTGAGTTTTAGGACTTCTGTGGCTAAATCAATAATCTTACTTCAACGTTCTTTTCAAGGTGATATGAAGTTCATTCAACTGCTCAGGCTCAACTTCTGATGGGGAATTATCCATCATACTCTGTGCCCGCTGATTCTTTGGGAATGCAATCACATCTCTCAAGCTCTTGGAACCTGTTAGGATCATTAACAACCGATCTACTCCAAAAGCAATTCCCCCATGTGGAGGTGCACCATATTTAAAGGCGTCAAGAAGGAACCCGAACTTATCTTCCGCCTCTTCTTTTCCAATTCCAAGGGCATTAAACATGGTCTCTTGCACTTTACGGCTGTGGATTCTTATTGAACCGCCACCAAGTTCAAAACCGTTTAACACAAGATCGTAAGCCCGGGCTTTCACCGAAGCGGGATCGGCTTCGAGTTTCTCTAAATCTTCTTGTTTAGGAGAGGTAAACGGGTGGTGCATAGCATGGAACCGTCTACTTTCTTCATCCCATTCTAACAATGGAAAATCAGTTACCCAAAGCAGTTTAAACACATCTTCGTTTATTAACTCAAATTCTTCTCCTACCATCAATCTTAATTGCCCTAGTTGTTGCAGTACAGAGGGTTTTGGGCCTGCAAGAATAAACACAAGGTCTCCGGTATTTGCCCCTGAAGCCTCAACCATTTGAGTTAGAATCTCATCACTAAGGAATTTAGCCACACTACATAATGGCCCTTCTTCCAGCATTTTGATGTAAATTAATCCTCCGGCGCCGGTTTCTTTTTTAACTCGTTCTGTCCACCGATCGATAGCGCCCCGTCCCATTTCACCTTGTCCTGGGATAGTGATACCAACTACCGCACCGCCATTTGCAACCGTTCCAGAGAATACTTTGAATTCGGCATCTTTTACGATATCTGAGAAATCGACAAACTCAAGCCCGAATCTGATATCCGGTTTATCTGAGCCATAGGTATTCATCGCCTGCTCGTAGCTCATTCTTGGGAACGGGGTTTCCAGATCAACATCCACCGTTTCCTTGAATACCTGCTTCATCAACCCTTCATGAAGAGAAAACACAGCTTCTTCATCCACAAAGCTCATTTCCACATCAATCTGTGTAAACTCTGGCTGGCG comes from the Balneola sp. genome and includes:
- a CDS encoding DUF429 domain-containing protein, which produces MRTAGIDGCKIGWVLVTFDEGSEKYQIIENNDDLKAAFAEYDRIFIDMPIGLEDEDYTRECDALLRKELGSDYASSVFSPPIRPALDAPSYVEANMISFDYTEKKLSLQAWNITPKIKLIDELLTSNEGWSEKIMESHPELLFQKLNGGMIFQKKNLKKGIRHRLELIREEEPIADDFFREIKEEWRRSDVGEDDIVDAMALALFAKRSIEKGIKTIPEEAEYDSKGLPKAVHFV
- the aspS gene encoding aspartate--tRNA ligase; this encodes MTLKRTHTCGELTAKDIGQEVILNGWVGPRRDLGGLIFIDLRDRYGITQIVFTETDAALHERAEGLRAEYVIGVKGKVIERGEENINPNLVTGEVEIEVTDMIIYSEAETPPFEIKDGIPTNEETRLRYRYLDLRRPEMQQKLMMRSKAYQAIRSYYHSHNFAEVETPVLMKSTPEGARDYLVPSRVNPGKFFALPQSPQTYKQLLMVSGYDRYFQITKCFRDEDLRADRQPEFTQIDVEMSFVDEEAVFSLHEGLMKQVFKETVDVDLETPFPRMSYEQAMNTYGSDKPDIRFGLEFVDFSDIVKDAEFKVFSGTVANGGAVVGITIPGQGEMGRGAIDRWTERVKKETGAGGLIYIKMLEEGPLCSVAKFLSDEILTQMVEASGANTGDLVFILAGPKPSVLQQLGQLRLMVGEEFELINEDVFKLLWVTDFPLLEWDEESRRFHAMHHPFTSPKQEDLEKLEADPASVKARAYDLVLNGFELGGGSIRIHSRKVQETMFNALGIGKEEAEDKFGFLLDAFKYGAPPHGGIAFGVDRLLMILTGSKSLRDVIAFPKNQRAQSMMDNSPSEVEPEQLNELHITLKRTLK